A genomic region of Lasioglossum baleicum chromosome 16, iyLasBale1, whole genome shotgun sequence contains the following coding sequences:
- the LOC143217034 gene encoding BRISC and BRCA1-A complex member 1 translates to MFQTNVQILLFSYKLIEPLRREHLNIIHFIILRSIFQTTFILPVSVHERKTLSRMNNIGGVSCFFPDNKPSVSDEDNTLLRNLSGINLPEKILFVIDTVREKNCTPFKLSTGAKYMPLYMVKRVVESFVSIKSSIQRSHEYAIMTLNSEGARWICDFTSNVKTIVNHLDIIEEDIPEDDLHPYDLGQLFEKIQSKVPLSPKKQTGASLPKFSTRVILIYSRSNDVPKFLTSKKYFDNLTENWYFFIDVLYAHEPPSSDNLCEEIYAEMAMLDTENYSYIFEVGRNAAKLHDYMAKLLAHPLQRPSQKDTCYTLYSPSSVQEIYTNVS, encoded by the coding sequence atgttccaaactaacgtgcaaattttgcttttttcctataaactgatcgaaccgttgcgccgagaacatttgaatattatacatttcattatcttgcgatcgatatttcaaacaacatttatATTACCAGTGTCTGTCCATGAGAGAAAAACATTATCGAGAATGAACAACATCGGTGGTGTCTCGTGTTTCTTTCCGGATAACAAACCATCCGTCTCCGATGAAGACAACACGTTGCTGCGTAATCTGTCGGGAATCAATTTGCCCGAGAAAATATTATTCGTGATCGACACCGTTCGAGAGAAGAATTGTACTCCGTTCAAACTGTCTACAGGAGCCAAGTATATGCCATTGTATATGGTGAAACGAGTTGTCGAAAGTTTTGTTTCTATCAAGTCATCTATCCAACGGAGTCATGAATACGCAATAATGACTTTAAATTCGGAGGGTGCACGGTGGATATGCGATTTCACCAGCAACGTCAAAACTATAGTGAACCACTTGGACATCATCGAGGAGGACATACCCGAAGATGATTTACACCCATACGATTTGGGTCAGCTGTTCGAAAAGATACAGTCGAAAGTTCCTTTATCACCGAAGAAACAGACCGGCGCATCTCTTCCTAAGTTCAGCACCAGAGTCATTCTAATCTATTCTCGATCGAACGATGTACCAAAGTTTCTAACCAGTAAAAAGTACTTTGATAATCTTACAGAGAATTGGTACTTTTTTATAGACGTATTGTATGCGCATGAACCTCCGAGCTCTGACAATTTATGCGAAGAGATTTACGCTGAAATGGCAATGCTGGATACAGAAAATTATTCGTACATATTTGAAGTTGGAAGGAACGCAGCGAAATTGCACGATTATATGGCGAAATTACTGGCACACCCTCTACAACGTCCGTCTCAAAAAGATACTTGTTATACTCTTTACTCTCCATCCAGTGTGCAAGAAATATATACAAATGTCTCATAG